Genomic window (Christensenellaceae bacterium):
GGCAAGATTTTGAACGTTGAAAAAGCAAGGCTTTCCAGAGTTTTGGAAAACGCCGAAATAAAGGCTATGATAACCGCTTTCGGATGTGGTATTCACAGCGAATATAATGAAAATAAGCTTAGATATAACAAAATAATCTGTATGACTGATGCTGACGTAGACGGCAGCCACATTCGTATTTTGATGCTGACTTTCTTTTTCAGGTTTATGAGGCCTCTGATTGAAAATGGACACGTATATATCGCCATGCCTCCGCTGTATAAAGTTACTAAGGGCAGAGACGAGCAGTATGTTTATAACGATGAAGAACTTGAGAAACTGCTGGAAACATGGGGCAAAAAGAATGTGGAGCTTCAGAGATATAAGGGTCTTGGAGAAATGAACAGCGAGCAGCTGTGGCAGACGACTATGAATCCGGCCAACCGTACGCTAATTCAGGTTAAGCTTGAGGATGCCGTTGAGGCGGATGAAATATTCAATATTTTGATGGGAGAGAACCCTGAGCTTAGACGACAGTTTATTGAACAGAACGCAACGCTTGTTAAGGACCTTGATATTTAACGGAGATGCTCCCGCGAACAGGGAGAGGTAACTCATAATTGTCATTTCTAAGTAAGCTTTGCGGTGTTAAAACCCGTCATTAAAACAGTTTTATTGCAGGAGGTAGAAATCATGAAATTTGCCAAGGAATATGAAATGTTTATAAAAGCCAAGGGGCAGGATTCGCAGATGATACACTGCATCGAAGAAATGTCGGAGCTCACCAAGGAAATTTGTAAGTATATGCGCGTTGTGCAGTTTGACAGCGCAAACACCGAAAAGCTTGAAAAAGTTAAACAGAACATAATTGAAGAAACGGCGGATTGCTTGAACTTTTTAGAACAAATGCAGTTGATTTTTGGGGCCGAAGAGGTTGACAAACTGCGGCAGCAGAAAATAGAGAGAACCATAAAGAAATTACAAGGCAAGTAAAATTCATTATTCACAAACGGAGGATTAAAAATACATGGGTATATTTTCAAAACCGGAGTTTAATGAAGAGCAGTTAAAAAGTTTTTGGGTCTGGTTCCAAAACAATCAGATTAATGACATTTTACAAATAAATAAAGAAATGGGCGAACGGCTGCAAGAAATATGCGGAGGCGGACATAATACTGCATGGTATGAGATGGGTTGGGACTTAGGAAGAAATAAAGCATACATAACGTTTTGGGCAGATGGTGGCAAGCAGACAAGGGGAGTTTTTAAAAAATTGATTGAATTGGCACCTGATAACATAAAAGAACAATTGATGTTGCGTGTTGAAAACTAATATGTCATGTTTTAGAAATTAAAGTTAGTAAAAAGTGGGAAAAAGTTATGAAAGAAAAAGAACAGCATAAGGAAAAGGAATTTGTAGACAACACAAAGTATATAAAGGTGCAGGTCGGCGAGGAAATGCGCAAGTCCTTTATATCATACGCCATGGCCGTAAACGTATCCAGGGCCATACCTGATGTGCGTGACGGACTAAAGCCTGTGCATCGCAGAATTTTGTATTCTATGGGCGAGCTTAACCTGTTTAATGACAAGCCCTACCGTAAGTGCGCACGTATTGTCGGTGACGTGCTGGGTAAGTATCACCCTCACGGCGACAGTGCTGTTTATGAGGCGCTGGTTAGACTTGCTCAGGACTTTTCTATCCGCTGCCCATTGGTGGACGGACAAGGTAACTTTGGAAGCATAGACGGCGACCCTGCGGCGGCACAAAGGTATACCGAAGCCCGCCTCAGTAAAATTGCGGGTGAGATGCTTAGAGAAATCGATAAAGAAACGGTAAATTTTTACCCAAACTTTGACGGCACGCTGCAGCAGCCAGAGGTGCTTCCGTCAAGATTCCCAAACCTTTTAGTTAATGGCGCCGATGGTATAGCGGTGGGTATGGCTACAAACATTCCTCCGCACAACCTAAACGAAGTTATAGACGGAGTTATAGCGCTTATTGACAACCCCGGCATTGAAATTGATGACCTTATGAAAATTATCCCCGCTCCTGACTACCCAACTAAGGGTATAATCATGGGCAGGGCTGCCATACGTAACGCATACAGAACAGGCCGAGGCGGAATAACTATAAGAGCCCGGGCTGAAATTGAAGAAAACGAGCGTGGCGGAAAGTCATCAATTGTTGTAACCGAGCTTCCGTATCAGGTAAACAAAGCAAAACTTATTGAGCAGATTGCAGAGCTTGTTAAAGACAAAAAGATTGAAGGTATAAGCGACATCCGCGAAGAAAGTGACCGCGACGGTATGCGTATTGTTGTGGAAGTCAAAAAGGATGCAAATGCTCAGGTCGTTTTAAATATGCTGTATAAGCATACTCCCATGCAGATAGGAAACGGAATAATATTTCTGGCTCTTGTTGCGGGTGAGCCTAGAATTTTGAACCTTAAAGAAATGCTCTATCACTATCTTGACCACCAAAAAGAAGTCATTATAAGACGAACAAGATATGATCTGGAGCGTGCTCAGGAAAAGGCACATATTCTTGAGGGGCTTGTTATCGCACTTGCCAATATTGACAAGGTTATAAAAATCATTAAAGCAAGTCAGGATAAGATTGAAGCGTCGCAAAAGCTTTGTTCAAATTTTGCGCTTAGCGAACGTCAGGCCAACGCGATTTTGGAAATGCGCTTACAGAGGCTTACTTCTCTTGAAGTGTTTAAGATAAAAGAAGAGCTTCAGCAGCTTGAAGCCTTGATTGTTGAATATAAGAGCATCCTCAAAAGCGAAGCCAAGGTGCTTACTATCATAAAAACCGAGCTTGGCGAAGTGAGAGAAAAATACGGCACTCCCAGACAGACTGAAATAAGCATAGACGAGGGCGAGGTTGACATAGAAGACCTGATTGAAAAGCAGGATGTGGTGATATCACTCACTCACTTCGGATATATTAAACGTTTGCCGCTTATTGAATACAAAACCCAGAAACGGGGTGGCGTTGGAGTCTCCAGCCATAAGACTAAAGAGGAAGACTTTGTCGAAAATATGTTTGTGTGCTCGACGCATGATGATTTGCTGTTCTTCACCAACTTTGGCAAAGTGTATTGCAAAAAAGCTTATACCGTGCCCGAAGCTCAGCGCAATGCAAAGGGGAGAGCAATTATAAACCTTCTTCAGCTGGATGATGACGAAAGCGTGACAGCTGTGATTAAGATTGACGAAAACACTAAGGGCAACCTTATTATGGCTACCCGCGAGGGTTTAATAAAAAAGACCAAGCTTGAAGAATTTATTAAAATCAGAAAAGTTGGCAAGGTCGCCATAAAGCTGAACGAAACCGACAGACTTATCTGCGTAAATGTCACAAGCGGCAGAGATGAAATTTTGATAGCCAGCCACGAGGGCAAGTGTATAAGGTTCAGCGAACAGGATGTAAGAATTATGGGCCGTGATACTCAGGGTGTGAGAAGCATGAAGCTTGGCAAAAACGACTATATTGTTGACATGGCGGTGCTCAAAAACGGCTATCAAATTTTGACTATAACTGAAAATGGTTATGGAAAAAGAACAGATCCCGCTGACTATAGATTGCAGTCGCGCGGCGGAAAAGGTATTAAGGCGGGCGTATTTAGCGCCAAGACCGGAAACCTTGTCAACCTCAAACAGGTAGCGCAGGACGAGGACGTAATCATAATAGCCGACAACGGCATGATTATTCGCCTTCGAGCAAAAGAGATAAGTAAAATAGGCCGTGACACTCAGGGCGTAAGAATTATGCGAATAAAAGACCAGAACTACAAAATTGTGTGCGCGTCTGTCACCGCTCATCAGGATGAAGAGGACATTATAGAGGAATAAAAAGTGCC
Coding sequences:
- the gyrA gene encoding DNA gyrase subunit A; its protein translation is MKEKEQHKEKEFVDNTKYIKVQVGEEMRKSFISYAMAVNVSRAIPDVRDGLKPVHRRILYSMGELNLFNDKPYRKCARIVGDVLGKYHPHGDSAVYEALVRLAQDFSIRCPLVDGQGNFGSIDGDPAAAQRYTEARLSKIAGEMLREIDKETVNFYPNFDGTLQQPEVLPSRFPNLLVNGADGIAVGMATNIPPHNLNEVIDGVIALIDNPGIEIDDLMKIIPAPDYPTKGIIMGRAAIRNAYRTGRGGITIRARAEIEENERGGKSSIVVTELPYQVNKAKLIEQIAELVKDKKIEGISDIREESDRDGMRIVVEVKKDANAQVVLNMLYKHTPMQIGNGIIFLALVAGEPRILNLKEMLYHYLDHQKEVIIRRTRYDLERAQEKAHILEGLVIALANIDKVIKIIKASQDKIEASQKLCSNFALSERQANAILEMRLQRLTSLEVFKIKEELQQLEALIVEYKSILKSEAKVLTIIKTELGEVREKYGTPRQTEISIDEGEVDIEDLIEKQDVVISLTHFGYIKRLPLIEYKTQKRGGVGVSSHKTKEEDFVENMFVCSTHDDLLFFTNFGKVYCKKAYTVPEAQRNAKGRAIINLLQLDDDESVTAVIKIDENTKGNLIMATREGLIKKTKLEEFIKIRKVGKVAIKLNETDRLICVNVTSGRDEILIASHEGKCIRFSEQDVRIMGRDTQGVRSMKLGKNDYIVDMAVLKNGYQILTITENGYGKRTDPADYRLQSRGGKGIKAGVFSAKTGNLVNLKQVAQDEDVIIIADNGMIIRLRAKEISKIGRDTQGVRIMRIKDQNYKIVCASVTAHQDEEDIIEE